A region from the Rosa rugosa chromosome 6, drRosRugo1.1, whole genome shotgun sequence genome encodes:
- the LOC133715334 gene encoding uncharacterized protein LOC133715334 gives MAKKELVQEPKFKCFCRREFATQEGLDGHVDSSEPCKAYRDKGHGQFKRKAGLGLERKFRLITIQLRNAKEKAEAAETGGNSNAKKKGGKAEAAETGGNSNAKKKGGKGKGKGKGKGKGEAGR, from the exons ATGGCAAAGAAGGAACTCGTCCAG GAACCAAAGTTCAAATGCTTCTGCAGGCGTGAGTTTGCAACACAGGAAGGTCTCGATGGACACGTCGACTCCAGTGAACCTTGCAAAGCCTATCGTGATAAGGGACACGGCCAATTCAAAAGAAAGGCTGGTCTGGGTCTCGAGAGGAAGTTTAGGTTGATCACAATACAACTGAGGAATGCCAAGGAGAAGGCAGAGGCTGCTGAAACTGGAGGAAATTCGAATGccaagaagaaaggggggaAGGCAGAGGCTGCTGAAACTGGAGGAAATTCGAATGccaagaagaaaggggggaAGGGGAAGGGgaagggaaagggaaagggaaagggGGAGGCCGGCCGCTGA